One region of Aminobacterium colombiense DSM 12261 genomic DNA includes:
- a CDS encoding AzlD domain-containing protein: MKSSLPLIAGMLLVTYIPRLCPFLALSEKRISPFMRKILFAIPYTALGVLIVRGIVESSSEMMMPTLAGIGTAALFSWFRGGLILSVLAAIFAAYVTLSLF; the protein is encoded by the coding sequence ATGAAAAGTTCTTTGCCTCTTATTGCCGGGATGCTTTTGGTGACCTATATTCCCAGGCTGTGCCCCTTTTTGGCCCTTTCTGAAAAGAGGATATCCCCTTTTATGAGAAAAATTCTCTTCGCTATTCCCTATACGGCCCTCGGTGTCCTTATTGTGAGGGGAATAGTAGAATCATCTTCTGAAATGATGATGCCTACGTTGGCGGGCATTGGTACAGCTGCCCTTTTTTCGTGGTTTAGAGGAGGATTGATTCTGTCAGTCCTGGCGGCTATTTTTGCCGCATACGTGACGTTGAGCTTATTTTGA